The Dyella sp. 2HG41-7 sequence AGAGCGACGTTGCGGCAATGCGTGAGACAAAGTGTCGGCGCAGGGCATCGCGGCGACGTCGATCGCCATTTCCAATTGCAACAGCGATCAAGGGCGTCAAACCGACCGCTTGACTTCGTCGGCAAACCGATTAATCATTTAACCAATACGTTAATTGCTTAATTGTATATGACCGTCGACCGTATCTTTGAAGCCTTGGCCTCCACCGTTCGCCGAGAAATTCTGGCGTATTTATCGGCGCAGGAACTTACCGCCGGAGACATTGCCGGACGTTTCGAGATGAGCGCGCCCGCTGTGTCCCGCCACTTGTCCGTGCTTGAAGTGGCCGGCCTGGTGAGCAGCGAACGGCGCGGCCAATACGTTTACTACCAGCTCAATCGCGACAACCTCGTCAATACGTTGACGGGCTTCGCGTTGGAGGTTTGTCCCAAAGGCGGTCCGCTCAAACGCGAATCGCGCCGATTGCGCACCGCAAAGAAAAACGCCTGAACATCACGCTCCATCGGGGGTATCGCCATGTCGTTCGCGCAAGCCGAAAACAGCATGTGGTTTGGTCCCGGTTCCCGGGTCGAATCGAGTTTCCCTTCGGCGCAACTGCGATTCAACGACGCGCAGCTGCCGGTGGAGGTGTCGCTGATCGCTCAGCTTGGTCATGGCGCCGGCAATCAACTCTGTGCCGGTGTACAGGAGCGCCAAAGCAAGCATCGCCATTTTATCGATGCATTGGAGGAACCCTCCGCCCGCATCGGCGATGCGAATTTCTCCAAAGGCGATGCGACCTCGCTATATATGTTTTCGGTCGGGGAGAACGGCCATCCCTTTCATCGTCATGCGGGACATCGCGTGTTCACCGCGGTCTCCGGCAGCGGCGGGGCGCGACTGCGTTTCGCAAGCGCAACCGACGAGCAGCTTGAACGCGATCCGGCGAGCTTTATTGCGGCTATGCGCAGTGTGGAAATTCCGCCCGACTGCTTATTTACAGTTCGCTTCGGCGGCGGTATCTGGCATCAGTTCACGCCGCTGAAGGAGCGTTCCGCGCATCCGGCTCTGTTTGCCGTGTCGTGTCATACCAACGAACTGGGCGGCGCGCTTTCTGATGCGCAACGTAGCCAGGTCGTATCCAGTGAAGCCAGCATCCCGAGCCTCACCGAATTATTGCCCGAACGTGTCGTCGCATTCCTTCGCGGTACGTCGCTGGAACGTTCTCGCGTGCCGACGATCGTGCTCTCGCTCGATGCGCCGAAGGGTAGCGTGCATGCGCGGCTGTGCAGTGCGGTACGCGCGAGTGCAGGGTGGTTGCGCGGGCATCTGTCGCGTTGTCGACGCAGCATCGGTTATTTTTGGGATAGCGGATTGACCGTCGAACATCTGGCGCATATGCCGCCGAATTCACTGTTGCGCGAGCAACTCGACGATGGCCCGATCCACCACGAAGACACCTTTCGCCTGAGCGTAATCGACGGCGCCCTTGCTCGACAGGGCTCGCATGCCTTGCTTGCGGCATTGCTCCAAAGCTTCGTCGAATGCCCGCCCGATAGCGTCAGCCAGCTTATGGCCCTGCGTAACGCGCTCGTAAAACCCATGGGCTTGCGTACATCGCCACTGGGATGCCCCGTGTCTTCGCTGCTATCGCCATGCGGCGAGTCCGTCTTTGCGGGGCGCTTTCCAGTGAAGGGGCAGTGCGCGGGTCGTTTCGGCGACTCGCATGAAGTCGTTCTAGGCGCGAACGACAAACATCTTGTTTTTCGCTCGTGTGTCGGCGTTACCGTAACGGGCGATCGCGTCGACTT is a genomic window containing:
- a CDS encoding metalloregulator ArsR/SmtB family transcription factor; its protein translation is MTVDRIFEALASTVRREILAYLSAQELTAGDIAGRFEMSAPAVSRHLSVLEVAGLVSSERRGQYVYYQLNRDNLVNTLTGFALEVCPKGGPLKRESRRLRTAKKNA
- a CDS encoding DUF2867 domain-containing protein, giving the protein MSFAQAENSMWFGPGSRVESSFPSAQLRFNDAQLPVEVSLIAQLGHGAGNQLCAGVQERQSKHRHFIDALEEPSARIGDANFSKGDATSLYMFSVGENGHPFHRHAGHRVFTAVSGSGGARLRFASATDEQLERDPASFIAAMRSVEIPPDCLFTVRFGGGIWHQFTPLKERSAHPALFAVSCHTNELGGALSDAQRSQVVSSEASIPSLTELLPERVVAFLRGTSLERSRVPTIVLSLDAPKGSVHARLCSAVRASAGWLRGHLSRCRRSIGYFWDSGLTVEHLAHMPPNSLLREQLDDGPIHHEDTFRLSVIDGALARQGSHALLAALLQSFVECPPDSVSQLMALRNALVKPMGLRTSPLGCPVSSLLSPCGESVFAGRFPVKGQCAGRFGDSHEVVLGANDKHLVFRSCVGVTVTGDRVDFTLGSRVRCTNRFGHVYMRLIDSAHRRHVAPTLLRHAVQNLRRTQPPA